A window of Fragaria vesca subsp. vesca linkage group LG7, FraVesHawaii_1.0, whole genome shotgun sequence contains these coding sequences:
- the LOC101290694 gene encoding putative tRNA (cytidine(34)-2'-O)-methyltransferase-like — translation MDTSCLKTLSPFSPNPFRSKARPPLFAALYLSHLNRKFRLSLSSTRFSPLCSLSDDRGKECSLAHGSGVALNQVSRTNILQVVLVSPQIPGNTGCIARTCAASAVGLHLVGPMGFQIDDAKLKRAGLDYWPYVVVKVHSSWAEFQDYFRQQDGEKRLLAFTKRGTKFHSDFSYRRGDFLIFGSETSGLPPEALQDCKSGTFGGGTLRIPMVETYVRCLNLSVSVGIALYEASRQLNYEQLQLPPENCIDSQKSIVTEDIFA, via the exons ATGGACACCAGCTGCCTTAAAACCCTAAGCCCTTTCTCTCCTAATCCATTTCGCTCCAAGGCACGACCTCCTCTCTTTGCTGCTCTATACTTGTCTCATCTCAACCGCAAATTCCGCCTCTCTCTTTCCTCCACTCGCTTCTCTCCCCTCTGCTCACTCT CTGACGACAGGGGCAAAGAGTGTTCTTTGGCTCATGGGTCAGGGGTGGCACTCAACCAAGTCTCACGAACTAACATTCTTCAAGTCGTTCTCGTATCTCCTCAG ATTCCTGGAAATACAGGTTGCATTGCCAGAACATGTGCAGCATCAGCAGTTGGCCTTCATCTGGTTGGG CCGATGGGCTTTCAGATTGATGATGCAAAATTAAAGCGTGCTGGATTGGACTATTGGCC ATATGTGGTTGTTAAAGTTCACAGCTCATGGGCAGAGTTTCAAGACTATTTCAGGCAACAG GATGGTGAAAAGCGGTTGCTTGCATTTACAAAGAGAGGAACAAAATTTCATTCA GATTTCTCTTACAGAAGGGGTGATTTTCTCATATTTGGGTCAGAAACGAGCGGCCTACCACCTGAAGCCCTCCAAGATTGCAAGAGTGGAACATTTGGCGGTGGAACACTTAGGATTCCAATGGTTGAAACATATGTAAGATGTCTCAATCTCTCTGTAAGTGTTGGCATTGCTCTGTATGAAGCTTCGAGACAGCTAAATTACGAGCAACTTCAACTTCCGCCTGAAAATTGTATAGATAGTCAAAAATCAATCGTAACAGAGGATATTTTTGCTTAG